From the genome of Globicephala melas chromosome 11, mGloMel1.2, whole genome shotgun sequence, one region includes:
- the AIF1 gene encoding allograft inflammatory factor 1, which yields MSQTRDLQGGKAFGLLKAQQEERLSEINKQFLDDPKYSSDEDLPSKLEAFKKKYMEFDLNGNGDIDIMSLKRMLEKLQVPKTHLELKKLIREVSSGPGETFSYSDFLRMMLGKRSAILKMILMYEEKAREQEKPMGPPAKKAISELP from the exons ATGAGCCAAACCAGGGATTTACAGG GAGGAAAAGCCTTTGGGCTGCTGAAGGCCCAGCAAGAAGAGAGACTCAGTGAAATCAACAAG CAATTCCTGGATGATCCCAAATATAGCAGTGACGAGGACCTGCCCTCCAAACTGGAAGCCTTCAAGA AGAAATACATGGAGTTTGACCTGAATGGAAACGGAGATATCG ATATCATGTCCCTGAAGCGAATGCTGGAGAAACTTCAGGTCCCCAAGACCCACCTGGAGCTAAAGAAATTAATCAGGGAGGTATCCAGCGGCCCTGGGGAGACTTTCAGCTACTCTGACTTTCTCAGGATGATGTTGGGCAAGAGATCTGCCATCCTAAAAAT GATCCTGATGTATGAAGAGAAAGCAAGAGAACAGGAGAAGCCAATGGGTCCCCCAGCCAAGAAAGCTATCTCTGAGTTGCCCTGA
- the NCR3 gene encoding natural cytotoxicity triggering receptor 3 isoform X1 codes for MCQSCVSQEAPHPHPVTKVLVRASGSFSSTQTSLLMSPSSTGTPFDMARMLFLIFITVHPGSCALWVSQPPEISTQEGTPAFLPCSFNASQGKLAIGSVTWYQDKVAPGKEVRNETAEFRGRLAPLPSSRFLCDHQAELHIWDTRARDAGVYVCRVEVLGLGVGTGNGTLLVVEKGPPQLAAGTVFLLRAGFYAFSFLSVAMGSTIYYQGKCHCHMGTHCHSLDGL; via the exons ATGTGTCAGTCCTGTGTGTCACAGgaagctccccacccccatccagtgACCAAAGTCCTGGTCAGAGCTAGTGGGTCGTTTTCCTCCACCCAGACCTCACTGCTCATGTCCCCCTCGTCAACAGGAACACCCTTCGACATGGCCCGGATGCTGTTCCTCATCTTCATCACGGTCCATCCAG GATCCTGTGCTCTCTGGGTGTCCCAGCCCCCTGAGATCAGTACCCAGGAGGGCACCCCTGCCTTCCTGCCCTGTTCCTTCAATGCCAGCCAAGGGAAATTGGCCATTGGTTCTGTCACGTGGTACCAGGACAAAGTGGCCCcagggaaggaggtgaggaaTGAGACCGCAGAGTTCAGGGGCCGCCTGGCCCCTCTTCCGTCTTCCCGTTTCCTCTGTGACCACCAGGCTGAGCTGCACATCTGGGACACCCGAGCCCGTGACGCCGGAGTCTACGTGTGCAGGGTGGAGGTGCTGGGCCTGGGTGTCGGAACAGGGAACGGGACTCTGCTGGTGGTGGAGAAAG GACCTCCTCAGCTAGCTGCCGGCACAGTCTTCCTCCTTCGGGCTGGGTTCTATGCCTTCAGCTTTCTCTCAGTGGCCATGGGCAGCACCATCTATTACCAGGGCAAAT GCCACTGTCACATGGGAACACACTGCCACTCCTTGGATGGCCTCTGA
- the NCR3 gene encoding natural cytotoxicity triggering receptor 3 isoform X2, translated as MARMLFLIFITVHPGSCALWVSQPPEISTQEGTPAFLPCSFNASQGKLAIGSVTWYQDKVAPGKEVRNETAEFRGRLAPLPSSRFLCDHQAELHIWDTRARDAGVYVCRVEVLGLGVGTGNGTLLVVEKGPPQLAAGTVFLLRAGFYAFSFLSVAMGSTIYYQGKCHCHMGTHCHSLDGL; from the exons ATGGCCCGGATGCTGTTCCTCATCTTCATCACGGTCCATCCAG GATCCTGTGCTCTCTGGGTGTCCCAGCCCCCTGAGATCAGTACCCAGGAGGGCACCCCTGCCTTCCTGCCCTGTTCCTTCAATGCCAGCCAAGGGAAATTGGCCATTGGTTCTGTCACGTGGTACCAGGACAAAGTGGCCCcagggaaggaggtgaggaaTGAGACCGCAGAGTTCAGGGGCCGCCTGGCCCCTCTTCCGTCTTCCCGTTTCCTCTGTGACCACCAGGCTGAGCTGCACATCTGGGACACCCGAGCCCGTGACGCCGGAGTCTACGTGTGCAGGGTGGAGGTGCTGGGCCTGGGTGTCGGAACAGGGAACGGGACTCTGCTGGTGGTGGAGAAAG GACCTCCTCAGCTAGCTGCCGGCACAGTCTTCCTCCTTCGGGCTGGGTTCTATGCCTTCAGCTTTCTCTCAGTGGCCATGGGCAGCACCATCTATTACCAGGGCAAAT GCCACTGTCACATGGGAACACACTGCCACTCCTTGGATGGCCTCTGA
- the LST1 gene encoding leukocyte-specific transcript 1 protein has product METCGIKDKCPYLYGGLGLGVLLFLVMVILSVCLCRLRGRVRRLERSWAQLSQQELHYASLLRLPEREGPDLGNQEREGSKEDPSTDYACIAKNKPV; this is encoded by the exons ATGGAAACTTGTGGGATAAAAG ACAAATGCCCTTACCTATATGGGGGCCTAGGGCTGGGGGTGCTTCTGTTCCTCGTCATGGTCATTCTGTCCGTCTGCCTGTGTCGGCTCCGTGGGAGAG tgAGGAGGCTGGAGAGGAGCTGG GCCCAGCTCTCGCAACAGGAGCTCCACTATGCGTCCCTGCTGAGGCTGCCTGAACGGGAGGGACCTGACCTCGGCAACCAAGAAAGGGAAGGCAGCAAGGAGGACCCCAGCACAGACTACGCCTGCATTGCCAAGAACAAACCCGTCTGA
- the LTB gene encoding lymphotoxin-beta isoform X2 gives MGALGLECRGRRPQGKGCLLLAVAGAASLVTLLLAVPITVLAVLALVPQEQGGLVTGTADPGAQAQAHQRFESRELPVEEEAETDLSPRLPAAHLIGAWTTGQGLGWEAKKEEAFLRSGTQFSGAEGLALPQDGLYYLYCHVGYRGRAPPPGGDPLDRSVTLLSRLYRAGGAYGSGSPELLLEGAETVSPVLDPAQRHEYGPLWYTSVGFGGLVQLRRGERVYVNISHPDMVDYRRGKTFFGAVMVG, from the exons aTGGGGGCGCTGGGGCTGGAGTGCCGGGGTAGGCGGCCCCAGGGGAAGGGATGCCTCCTGCTGGCTGTCGCAGGAGCCGCTTCCCTGGTGACCCTCCTGCTGGCTGTGCCTATCACTGTTCTGGCTGTGCTGGCCTTGGTGCCCCAGGAGCAGGGCGGACTG GTAACAGGGACCGCTGACCCAGGCGCCCAAGCACAGGCCCATCAGCGATTTG AGTCCCGGGAGTTGCCGGTGGAGGAGGAGGCAGAAACAGATCTCAGCCCCAGGCTCCCGGCTGCCCACCTCATTG GCGCTTGGACCACGGGGCAGGGGCTAGGCTGGGAGGCGAAGAAAGAAGAGGCGTTTCTGAGGAGCGGGACGCAGTTCTCGGGCGCCGAGGGGCTGGCCCTCCCGCAGGATGGCCTCTATTACCTCTACTGTCACGTCGGATACCGGGGCCGGGCGCCCCCTCCCGGCGGGGACCCCCTGGACCGCTCCGTCACGCTGCTCAGTCGCCTGTACCGGGCGGGGGGCGCCTATGGATCGGGGAGTCCCGAGCTACTGCTCGAGGGCGCGGAGACCGTGAGCCCGGTCTTGGACCCCGCCCAGAGGCACGAGTACGGGCCTCTCTGGTACACGAGCGTGGGGTTCGGCGGCCTGGTGCAGCTCCGGAGGGGCGAGAGGGTGTACGTCAATATCAGTCACCCCGATATGGTGGACTACAGGAGAGGAAAGACCTTCTTTGGGGCGGTGATGGTGGGGTGA
- the LTB gene encoding lymphotoxin-beta isoform X1: MGALGLECRGRRPQGKGCLLLAVAGAASLVTLLLAVPITVLAVLALVPQEQGGLVTGTADPGAQAQAHQRFGIQVPHPWALAPCPLKVTTRGWLPCPQPWTLRPFQSPGSCRWRRRQKQISAPGSRLPTSLRERHDPAPPARLDSCSGLKAPTVPQAHHPRSPRPGSLLSGSDFRESTGPFLRRRLDHGAGARLGGEERRGVSEERDAVLGRRGAGPPAGWPLLPLLSRRIPGPGAPSRRGPPGPLRHAAQSPVPGGGRLWIGESRATARGRGDREPGLGPRPEARVRASLVHERGVRRPGAAPEGREGVRQYQSPRYGGLQERKDLLWGGDGGVRATHVPKTTTAWWEYVNESA, translated from the exons aTGGGGGCGCTGGGGCTGGAGTGCCGGGGTAGGCGGCCCCAGGGGAAGGGATGCCTCCTGCTGGCTGTCGCAGGAGCCGCTTCCCTGGTGACCCTCCTGCTGGCTGTGCCTATCACTGTTCTGGCTGTGCTGGCCTTGGTGCCCCAGGAGCAGGGCGGACTG GTAACAGGGACCGCTGACCCAGGCGCCCAAGCACAGGCCCATCAGCGATTTG GAATCCAGGTGCCCCATCCCTGGGCCCTGGCGCCTTGTCCTCTCAAGGTGACTACACGTGGGTGGCTGCCCTGCCCCCAACCGTGGACTCTTCGCCCCTTCCAGAGTCCCGGGAGTTGCCGGTGGAGGAGGAGGCAGAAACAGATCTCAGCCCCAGGCTCCCGGCTGCCCACCTCATTG AGAGAGCGCCATGACCCCGCTCCCCCAGCCCGGCTGGACTCCTGCAGTGGGTTAAAAGCCCCAACTGTCCCTCAGGCCCACCATCCCAGAAGTCCCAGGCCTGGATCGCTCCTTTCAGGATCGGATTTCCGAGAGTCAACTGGCCCGTTTCTCCGCAGGCGCTTGGACCACGGGGCAGGGGCTAGGCTGGGAGGCGAAGAAAGAAGAGGCGTTTCTGAGGAGCGGGACGCAGTTCTCGGGCGCCGAGGGGCTGGCCCTCCCGCAGGATGGCCTCTATTACCTCTACTGTCACGTCGGATACCGGGGCCGGGCGCCCCCTCCCGGCGGGGACCCCCTGGACCGCTCCGTCACGCTGCTCAGTCGCCTGTACCGGGCGGGGGGCGCCTATGGATCGGGGAGTCCCGAGCTACTGCTCGAGGGCGCGGAGACCGTGAGCCCGGTCTTGGACCCCGCCCAGAGGCACGAGTACGGGCCTCTCTGGTACACGAGCGTGGGGTTCGGCGGCCTGGTGCAGCTCCGGAGGGGCGAGAGGGTGTACGTCAATATCAGTCACCCCGATATGGTGGACTACAGGAGAGGAAAGACCTTCTTTGGGGCGGTGATGGTGGGGTGAGGGCTACCCACGTCCCTAAAACGACTACTGCATGGTGGGAGTATGTGAACGAATCAGCCTAG
- the TNF gene encoding tumor necrosis factor translates to MSTESMIRDVELAEEALSKTAGGSQGSGRCLCLSLFSFFLVAGGTTLFCLLHFGVIGPQREEFPTGYSIISPLAQTLRSSSKTSSNKPVAHVVANLSTQGQLRWLNTYANTLLANSVKLEDNQLVVPTDGLYLIYSQVLFRGQGCPSTHLFLTHTISRIAVSYPTKVNLLSAIKSPCQRETPEGAEAKPWYEPIYQGGVFQLEKGDRLSAEINLPDYLDFAESGQVYFGIIAL, encoded by the exons ATGAGCACTGAAAGCATGATCCGGGATGTGGAGCTGGCAGAGGAGGCGCTCTCCAAGACGGCAGGGGGCTCCCAGGGTTCCGGAAGGTGCTTGTGTCTCagcctcttctccttcttcctggtCGCAGGAGGCACCACGCTCTTCTGCCTGCTGCACTTCGGGGTAATCGGCCCCCAGAGGGAAGAG TTCCCAACTGGCTACTCCATCATCAGCCCTCTGGCTCAGACACTCA gATCATCTTCTAAAACCTCAAGTAACAAGCCCGTAGCCCATGTTGTAG ccaacCTCAGTACTCAGGGGCAGCTCCGGTGGCTGAACACATATGCCAACACCCTCCTGGCCAACAGCGTGAAGCTGGAAGACAACCAGCTGGTGGTGCCGACGGACGGGCTGTACCTCATCTACTCCCAGGTCCTCTTCAGGGGCCAAGGCTGCCCTTCCACCCACTTGTTCCTCACCCACACCATCAGCCGCATCGCTGTCTCCTACCCGACCAAGGTCAACCTCCTCTCTGCCATCAAGAGCCCTTGCcagagggagacgccagaggggGCTGAGGCCAAGCCCTGGTATGAGCCCATCTACCAGGGAGGGGTCTTCCAGCTGGAGAAGGGTGATCGACTCAGTGCTGAGATCAACCTGCCCGACTATCTGGACTTTGCTGAGTCTGGGCAGGTCTACTTTGGGATCATTGCCCTGTGA
- the LTA gene encoding lymphotoxin-alpha: MTPPGRLYLLRVCSTPLLLLLLGLLLALPPEAQGLSGVGLPPSTAQPAHQHPPNHFTRGTFKPAAHLVGDPSTQDSLRWRANTDRAFLRHGFSLSNNSLLVPTSGLYFVYSQVVFSGEGCFPKATPTPLYLAHEVQLFSSQYPFHVPLLSAQKSVCPGPQGPWVRSVYQGAVFLLTRGDQLSTHTDGISHLLLSPSSVFFGAFAL; encoded by the exons ATGACACCACCTGGACGTCTCTACCTCCTGAGGGTGTGCAGCACCCCCCTactcctcctccttctgggactgcTGCTGGCCCTGCCGCCCGAGGCCCAG GGGCTCTCTGGTGTTGGCCTCCCACCCTCAACTGCACAGCCTGCCCATCAGCACCCCCCGAATCACTTCACCCGAGGCACCTTCAAACCTGCTGCTCACCTTGTTG GAGACCCCAGCACCCAGGACTCACTGCGCTGGAGAGCGAACACGGATCGCGCCTTCCTCCGCCACGGCTTCTCTCTGAGCAACAATTCCCTCCTGGTCCCCACCAGTGGCCTCTACTTCGTCTACTCCCAGGTGGTCTTCTCTGGGGAAGGCTGCTTCCCCAAGGCCACCCCCACCCCTCTCTACCTGGCCCACGAGGTCCAGCTCTTCTCCTCCCAGTACCCATTCCACGTGCCTCTCCTCAGCGCTCAGAAGTCCGTGTGCCCAGGGCCACAGGGACCTTGGGTGCGCTCGGTGTACCAGGGGGCTGTGTTCCTGCTCACCCGGGGAGACCAGCTATCCACTCACACAGACGGCATCTCCCACCTGCTCCTCAGCCCCAGTAGCGTCTTCTTCGGAGCCTTCGCTCTatag